The stretch of DNA TGAAACAACAATTGTaagtatacaatatatttatgtatttaggTATATACCTAATTATTATATGACTATaatcacaataataaaattaataaatttcagcCAGATGATACAGAAAATGAAAATCCAGAATCAAGATTTGAATGTCCAATTTGTCTATCATGGTTACGTGATCCATTACTAACATCTTGTGGACATAAATTTTGTTCAGAGTGTATTTACAATTGGCTCAAGtaagtaaattaataacaataataattagttattgtacaaatttaaacaacaacaaataattacagaaaaaaaaattcaaactgtCCAGTTGATAATAAACcattgaataaagaaaaagatttatttgttgatttatttacaaGAAGAGAAATATCACAACAACGTACAAAATGTCCAAATCAAGAACATGGTTGTGATGTTGAACTATCAccaattgaaattgataaacatttaattacttgtcaatataaaaaaaatatgtctacaaaattaaaaatatattgttcatTTAAAGATGTTGGTTGTGATGATTCATTTGACAATGATAAAGATATGCAAAAACatatacaagaaaataatcaacatcatcttatggtaaatattataattttttaaaaaacaaatttaaaataataataataataatacatatattattaatttacagatTATGGTTAAAACATTGTCAGAATTACGTACTagtaataattcatcaacaagCAAAGTATTTGATTCAAGTCATTGGGATGCACCACcaaaaaattgtgataataaaaatgacaatccacaatcacaacaattattaaagtAAGTTTAAcaacaagtaaatttaaattatttattaatttatttatatttatttatttaaatagaaatctTTATGAGAGAATTGTTATATTGGAACAACAAAATCGTCaactatcaataaattttgaaaatataaataaaaaattattaacactaCAAACATCAATAcgttttaatgatgatgaattatcatCACGTTATTGTAATGGACATTACATATggagattaaataattttaatgataaattaaaagacaTGATAGCTGGACCATTGAATATGTTTTACAGTCCTGGTTTTTATACTGAACCAAATGGTTATAAACTATGTGcaagaataaatatatcaaaaaaagattcaaattatttatcagttGTATTACACATGATGCAATCATTTAATGATGATGCATTAGAATGGCCATTTGATGGTGTACTTGTATTTACACTTGTTCATCCAAATGAttatgataaatcaataagAGAAGAGACAATGTCACAAAAAGATCTCGAGGCATTTCAAAAACCATCTGGTGATTTGAATAAAAGAAGTTTTGGCTATACTGAATTTGTATCaatcaatgaattaaataattttatacgtAATGATGATTGTTTGATATTTACAATTCAAgttaaaactaaatttaatcatcatcatcaacattcaTCACATGATGTATCAAATGTacttgattaaattatatttgattataatatttttaaatactgttgagtatatctttatatttattagttttaaatattttttattacataagtATATAcgattattttgatgatttattttcttcttgacAAGTGGagtggaacaaaaaaaaaaaaaaaaacacacacacacacacacacacacagctTTCACCAGCTGAACTTCTTgtgtacataaatatatttttatgtataaagtACATAATGTGAATAGTACCCAGTATCCAACTGTATTTACCGTTATTGTgctcttgaaatttttatgagttgtaaaaattatgattgatGCTAATTTAACtcgtttattgtttatatttgctGCTTCATCAATTGCTGTTGTTAGTTTTTTACTACacaattacaacaattatttaccagtgtcaattaaaaaaacattaaaatatggTAAACatgctgaaaaaaaacaacatgttTTAGTGAGTAAACTGGAAGTTCCTAAAAGgtaatattgtaatattaaattgtgatATAGATACATAacataacataaatatttatttgtttaaaaataggTTAAACACTATTTCTCATagtttttatgattatttaaattaaacaaattgaataaattaaatctatAAACTTCAATGCAAGAATACCACTTGATCAATCAtattaatttgtcattttttttctattcttcaGATGGTTTGgacacttttatatattttcagcaCCAGTATCAGCTTTAACACTGATCATTGTCATCAacagatatttttataatggaGAATTATCAAACACTGTTTGTTGGCTGTTGGATTTACAACTTGGATCATCCAGAAAACCTTTAggtaatttattatctatttgcttaataaattattgacagtcatttgatatgaaataattatttattttaatatttccaccagtaTCACCAGAGGATACACTTGTTGCCTTGTTTCTGTTGACAATACAATGTTGGAAACGTTTTTACGAGACCCAGTGTGTCAGTATCTTCAGtgatagtaaaataaatataagccATTATGTGATTGGATATGTTCATTACATTGGTGCATTGACATGTATCATTGGTGAATCTCAAGGATTTACAAAAGGTACAAAAGGTACAAAACaacattcaattaatttatattactcttgctacattaaaatattattttttttgcagccAATTTGCAGCCATCAGCCAATTTTCAGTGGAATCATATCAgtagaattaattttatctggaTGGCAATATTTTTGTTGGCTTCTTATGCTCAACTACGTGCCAATATTATATTTGCGAAGTTAAGGAAAAATAAGGATAATTATGTTGATTCCAAATCTCACAAAATACCACATGGTGAATTGTTTGAGTACATATCAGCACCACTTCAATTCACTGAAATAATTATGTACTTGATGCTTACTTTTATTCTTTGGGATGCATCAACATTTCATTTCATCTTCATTTGGGTGTTTGTTAATCAAGTAAGTCTTTTGCTtgtatgtaattaaaaaataagtaactttaatttcatattataaataaaatgtaatttttatttttttttcaagactgaGACTGCTGTATCAACACACGAATGGTACCATGACACCTTCAAAGATCAGTATCCAAAggatagaaaaatatacataccatttattgtttaatccactttatgttttttttttcaaaaaaaaaaaaatgacagttGTCTTTCAggcatttaatttattgtcaaaaaaattaataaaattttttatatcgtaCTCgctattataatatttgtatttattttctaaattgacCATAACACTGCATACCTTTGGCTTATTATGTGATCCTGTTgagaaacaaattttttttatttcttgtttcAAATTTTCATCGAAAAAATTAGGAGAAAAGGAAGAACAAGGAGTTGGCTGTTTAGAGAAtcgaatacctcttcgctcatTCTACATTCCTGTtcaaatggaaattttttttctttattttttcatattttttgttaatattttaattttatttagaaaatattaggGAAACAGATAGGACAGGAGGTCAACCATAAATGAaatcaaatacctcttcgctcattctatattcctgttcaAATGGcagttttttttcatatttttttttgatattttaatttttatttgaagataTTAGGGAAACAGAGAGGGCAAGGAGttaacttcaaaaaaaatcaaatacctcttcgcttattatgtaatcctgttaagaaataaattttttttatttattttttcgaatttccaTTGAGAATATTAGGAAAACAGGAAGGGCAAGGAGGTAGCTGGTTgggaaataaaatacctcttcgcttattatgttatcctgttaaaaaataatttttttttatttattttttcgaatttccattgaaaatattaggaaaacaAGAAGGGCAAGGAGGTAACTggttgagaaataaaatacctcttcgcttatTATGTTATCCTgttgaaaaatgaattttttttatttgatttttcgaatttctattgaaaatattaggaaaacaGGAAGGGCAAGGAAGTAACTGGTTGAggaataaaatacctcttcgcttattatgttatcctgttaaaaaataattttttttaatttattttttcgaatttccattgaaaatattaggaaaacaGGAAGGGCAAGGAGGTAGCtgcttggaaaataaaatacctcttcgctcatTATGTAATCCtgttaagaaataatttttttttatttattttttcaaatttccattgaaaatattaggaaTACAGGAAGGGCAAGGAGGTAGCTGGTTGAagaataaaatacctcttcgcttattatgttatcctgttaaaaaataatttttttttatttattttttcgaatttccattgaaaatattaggaaaacaGGAAGGGCAAGGAGGTAGCtgcttggaaaataaaatacctcttcgcttattatgttatcctgttaaaaaataatttttttttattcattttttcaaatttccatTGAGAATATTAGGAAAACAGGAAGGGCAAGGAGGTAGCTGCTTgggaaataaaatacctcttcgcttattatgtaatcctgttaaaaaataatttttttttatttattttttcgaatttccattgaaaatattaggaaaacaGGAAGGGCAAGGAGGTAGCtgcttggaaaataaaatacctcttcgcttattatgtaatcctgttaaaaaataatttttttttatttattttttcgaatttccattgaaaatattaggaaaacaGGAAGGGCAAGGAGGTAACTggttgagaaataaaatacctcttcgcttattatgttatcctgttaaaaaataatttttttttatttattttttcgaatttccattgaaaatattaggaaaacaGGAAGGGCAAGGAGGTAGCtgcttggaaaataaaatacctcttcgcttattatgttatcctgttaaaaaataatgtttttttattcattttttcaaatttccatTGAGAATATTAGGAAAACAGGAAGGGCAAGGAGGTAGCtgcttggaaaataaaatacctcttcgcttattatgttatcctgttaaaaaataatttttttttatttattttttcgaatttccattgaaaatattaggaaaacaGGAAGGGCAAGGAGGTAGCtgcttggaaaataaaatacctcttcgcttattatgttatcctgttaaaaaataatttttttttattcattttttcgaattttcattGAGAATATTAGGGAAACAGGAAGGGCAAGGAGGTAACTggttaagaaataaaatacctcttcgcttattatgtaatcctgttaagaaataaattttttttatttattttttcgaatttttattgaaaatattaggaaaacaGGAAGGGCAAGGAGGTAACTggttgagaaataaaatacctcttcgcttatCATGttatcctgttaaaaaataatttttttttattcattttttcgaatttccaTTGAGAATATTAGGGAAACAGGAAGGGCAAGGAGGTAACTggttgagaaataaaatacctcttcgcttatTATGTTATCCtgttaagaaataatttttttttatttattttttcgaatttccattgaaaatattaggaaaacaGGAAGGGCAAGGAGGTAGCtgcttggaaaataaaatacctcttcgcttattatgttatcctgttaaaaaataatgtttttttattcattttttcaaatttccatTGAGAATATTAGGAAAACAGGAAGGGCAAGGAGGTAGCtgcttggaaaataaaatacctcttcgcttattatgttatcctgttaaaaaataatttttttttatttattttttcgaatttccattgaaaatattaggaaaacaGGAAGGGCAAGGAGGTAGCtgcttggaaaataaaatacctcttcgcttatTATGTTATCCtgttaagaaataatttttttttatttattttttcgaatttccattgaaaatattaggaaaacaGGAAGGGCAAGGAGGTAACTggttgagaaataaaatacctcttcgcttattatgttatcctgttaaaaaataatttttttttattcattttttcgaatttccaTTGAGAATATTAGGGAAACAGGAAGGGCAAGGAGGTAACTggttgagaaataaaatacctcttcgcttattatgtaatcctgttaagaaataatttttttttatttattttttcgaatttccattgaaaatattaggaaaacaGGAAGGGCAAGGAGGTAACTggttgagaaataaaatacctcttcgcttattatgttatcctgttaaaaaataatttttttttatttattttttcgaatttccattgaaaatattaggaaaacaGGAAGGGCAAGGAGGTAGCtgcttggaaaataaaatacctcttcgcttattatgttatcctgttaaaaaataatttttttttattcattttttcaaatttccatTGAGAATATTAGGAAAACAGGAAGGGCAAGGAGGTAGCtgcttggaaaataaaatacctcttcgcttattatgttatcctgttaaaaaataatttttttttatttattttttcgaatttccattgaaaatattaggaaaacaGGAAGGGCAAGGAGGTAGCTGGTTGAagaataaaatacctcttcgcttatTATGTTATCCtgttaagaaataaatttttttatcatttttcgaattttcattGAGAATATTAGGGAAACAGGAAGGGCAAGGAGGTAACTggttaagaaataaaatacctcttcgcttattatgtaatcctgttaagaaataaattttttttatttattttttcgaatttttattgaaaatattaggaaaacaGGAAGGGCAAGGAGGTAACTggttgagaaataaaatacctcttcgcttatCATGttatcctgttaaaaaataatttttttttattcattttttcgaatttccaTTGAGAATATTAGGGAAACAGGAAGGGCAAGGAGGTAACTggttgagaaataaaatacctcttcgcttatTATGTTATCCtgttaagaaataatttttttttatttattttttcgaatttccattgaaaatattaggaaaacaGGAAGGGCAAGGAGGTAGCtgcttggaaaataaaatacctcttcgcttattatgttatcctgttaaaaaataatttttttttattcattttttcgaattttcattGAGAATATTAGGGAAACAGGAAGGGCAAGGAGGTAACTggttgagaaataaaatacctcttcgcttattatgttatcctgttaaaaaataatttttttttattcattttttcgaatttccaTTGAGAATATTAGGGAAACAGGAAGGGCAAGGAGGTAACTggttgagaaataaaatacctcttcgcttattatgtaatcctgttaagaaataatttttttttatttattttttcgaatttccattgaaaatattaggaaaacaGGAAGGGCAAGGAGGTAACCggttgagaaataaaatacctcttcgcttattatgttatcctgttaaaaaataatttttttttatttattttttcgaatttccattgaaaatattaggaaaacaGGAAGGGCAAGGAGGTAGCtgcttggaaaataaaatacctcttcgcttattatgttatcctgttaaaaaataatttttttttattcattttttcaaatttccatTGAGAATATTAGGAAAACAGGAAGGGCAAGGAGGTAGCtgcttggaaaataaaatacctcttcgcttatTATGTTATCCtgttaagaaataatttttttttatttattttttcgaatttccattgaaaatattaggaaaacaGGAAGGGCAAGGAGGTAGCtgcttggaaaataaaatacctcttcgcttattatgttatcctgttaaaaaataatttttttttattcattttttcaaatttccatTGAGAATATTAGGAAAACAGGAAGGGCAAGGAGGTAGCtgcttggaaaataaaatacctcttcgcttattatgttatcctgttaaaaaataatttttttttatttattttttcgaatttccattgaaaatattaggaaaacaGGAAGGGCAAGGAGGTAGCtgcttggaaaataaaatacctcttcgcttattatgttatcctgttaaaaaataatttttttttattcattttttcgaattttcattGAGAATATTAGGGAAACAGGAAGGGCAAGGAGGTAACTggttgagaaataaaatacctcttcgcttattatgtaatcctgttgagaaataatttttttttatttattttttcgaatttctattgaaaatattaggaaaacaGGAAGGGCAAGGAAGTAACCggttgagaaataaaatacctcttcgcttattatgttatcctgttaaaaaataatttttttttattcattttttcgaatttccaTTGAGAATATTAGGGAAACAGGAAGGGCAAGGAGGTAACTggttgagaaataaaatacctcttcgcttattatgtaatcctgttaagaaataatttttttttatttattttttcgaatttccattgaaaatattaggaaaacaGGAACGGCAAGGAGGTAACCggttgagaaataaaatacctcttcgcttatTATGTTATCCtgttaagaaataatttttttttatttattttttcgaatttccattgaaaatattaggaaaacaGGAAGGGCAAGGAGGTAGCTGGTTGAagaataaaatacctcttcgcttattatgttatcctgttaaaaaataatttttttttattcattttttcgaatttccaTTGAGAATATTAGGGAAACAGGAAGGGCAAGGAGGTAACTggttgagaaataaaatacctcttcgcttattatgtaatcctgttgagaaataatttttttttatttattttttcgaatttctattgaaaatattaggaaaacaGGAAGGGCAAGGAGGTAACCggttgagaaataaaatacctcttcgcttattatgttatcctgttaaaaaataatttttttttattcattttttcgaatttccaTTGAGAATATTAGGGAAACAGGAAGGGCAAGGAGGTAACTggttgagaaataaaatacctcttcgcttattatgtaatcctgttaagaaataatttttttttattcattttttcgaatttccattgaaaatattaggaaaacaGGAAGGGCAAGGAGGTAACCggttgagaaataaaatacctcttcgcttattatgttatcctgttaaaaaataatttttttttatttattttttcgaatttccattgaaaatattaggaaaacaGGAAGGGCAAGGAGGTAGCtgcttggaaaataaaatacctcttattattatgttatcctgttaaaaataatttttttattcattttttcgaattttcattGAGAATATTAGGGAAACAGGAAGGGCAAGGAGGTAACTggttgagaaataaaatacctcttcgcttattatgtaatcctgttgagaaataatttttttttatttattttttcgaatttctattgaaaatattaggaaaacaGGAAGGGCAAGGAGGTAGCtgcttggaaaataaaatacctcttcgcttattatgttatcctgttaaaaaataatttttttttattcattttttcgaattttcattGAGAATATTAGGGAAACAGGAAGGGCAAGGAGGTAACTggttgagaaataaaatacctcttcgcttattatgtaatcctgttgagaaataatttttttttatttattttttcgaatttctattgaaaatattaggaaaacaGGAAGGGCAAGGAGGTAGCtgcttggaaaataaaatacctcttcgcttattatgttatcctgttaaaaaataatttttttttattcattttttcgaattttcattGAGAATATTAGGGAAACAGGAAGGGCAAGGAGGTAACTggttgagaaataaaatacctcttcgcttattatgtaatcctgttgagaaataatttttttttatttattttttcgaatttccattgaaaatattaggaaaacaGGAAGGGCAAGGAGGTAGCtgcttggaaaataaaatacctcttcgcttattatgttatcctgttaaaaaataatttttttttattcattttttcgaattttcattGAGAATATTAGGGAAACAGGAAGGGCAAGGAGGTAACTggttgagaaataaaatacctcttcgcttattatgtaatcctgttgagaaataatttttttttatttattttttcgaatttccattgaaaatattaggaaaacaGGAAGGGCAAGGAGGTAGCtgcttggaaaataaaatacctcttcgcttattatgttatcctgttaaaaaataatttttttttattcattttttcgaatttccaTTGAGAATATTAGGGAAACAGGAAGGGCAAGGAGGTAGCTGGTTGAagaataaaatacctcttcgcttattatgttatcctgttaaaaaataatttttttttatttattttttcgaatttccattgaaaatattaggaaaacaGGAAGGGCAAGGAGGTAACCggttgagaaataaaatacctcttcgcttattatgtaatcctgttaagaaataaattttttttccaattatttttcaaattttctattgaaaGTCTTAGGGACACAGGAAGGGCAAGGAGttattttcttaaaacatCAAATACTCCTTCTGCTATTCtgttgagaaataaattttttgaaatacccaattcaaaacaaataaaagaatcATCTTGCTACTAAGAGATGTTGGTCAATTACCACAATTGTGAACAGGCTGTCCCGTTGTAACATCTTAGCTGAAATTACAGAAGTCGTTGAGAGTAAAGATAGACTGATTTTCGAGGATctcttaatttataaataatatacattttttcgtcgattaatatttatttatttatttgacatacaaaattctaaataaacaattacaataTTAAACTATGTAAATACAATGATGgaatatctaatttttattgcaaatatcaagatgataaataatttctataaatCTTGATTTgaaatttagttttaattatttttttttttttattcgaaaacaaacaaatgtttTATTGTGTTTAAAAACTATTACTTGAAGAGCagactgaaaattaaaaatattcggCAATTAATAACATagaaagttaattaattattacgaAAATGTATGTTATTTACCTGTAAGGATATCCTTGTGCTTTGTTTCGGAAAATGGAAAGAAGAAGACTGAAAAATACAGCAACTAAACCAAGACCAATAACAgcaaatattttcttctttctaACATCACCTTTTCTTGATGCTCCTTCAGTCATAAGTATCATGCCCAATACAACAGCACCATCTAATTACGTATtgttaaggaaaaaaaaatttatcttttcaactgaaaattaaaataaaaaaaaaataaacaaataaaattgatgtgaTTATTTGGGTCAAAGGATACTCAATGCCATGACAATATATGTTTCCAATACAAATTGTCCTTGTGATGATCCATGTATGTAAGCAACACCACCGTTTGgtgatttatgaataaatggTGGTCCTCTAATGTGATTCCACATCTGTCCAGATATCATTGTGAGtgtaaaaa from Aphidius gifuensis isolate YNYX2018 linkage group LG4, ASM1490517v1, whole genome shotgun sequence encodes:
- the LOC122854142 gene encoding TNF receptor-associated factor 6, which codes for MSNNDDNLNLTKLAVETTIPDDTENENPESRFECPICLSWLRDPLLTSCGHKFCSECIYNWLKKKNSNCPVDNKPLNKEKDLFVDLFTRREISQQRTKCPNQEHGCDVELSPIEIDKHLITCQYKKNMSTKLKIYCSFKDVGCDDSFDNDKDMQKHIQENNQHHLMIMVKTLSELRTSNNSSTSKVFDSSHWDAPPKNCDNKNDNPQSQQLLKNLYERIVILEQQNRQLSINFENINKKLLTLQTSIRFNDDELSSRYCNGHYIWRLNNFNDKLKDMIAGPLNMFYSPGFYTEPNGYKLCARINISKKDSNYLSVVLHMMQSFNDDALEWPFDGVLVFTLVHPNDYDKSIREETMSQKDLEAFQKPSGDLNKRSFGYTEFVSINELNNFIRNDDCLIFTIQVKTKFNHHHQHSSHDVSNVLD
- the LOC122854151 gene encoding polyprenol reductase isoform X1, which translates into the protein MIDANLTRLLFIFAASSIAVVSFLLHNYNNYLPVSIKKTLKYGKHAEKKQHVLVSKLEVPKRWFGHFYIFSAPVSALTLIIVINRYFYNGELSNTVCWLLDLQLGSSRKPLVSPEDTLVALFLLTIQCWKRFYETQCVSIFSDSKINISHYVIGYVHYIGALTCIIGESQGFTKGTKANLQPSANFQWNHISRINFIWMAIFLLASYAQLRANIIFAKLRKNKDNYVDSKSHKIPHGELFEYISAPLQFTEIIMYLMLTFILWDASTFHFIFIWVFVNQTETAVSTHEWYHDTFKDQYPKDRKIYIPFIV
- the LOC122854151 gene encoding polyprenol reductase isoform X2; the encoded protein is MIDANLTRLLFIFAASSIAVVSFLLHNYNNYLPVSIKKTLKYGKHAEKKQHVLVSKLEVPKRWFGHFYIFSAPVSALTLIIVINRYFYNGELSNTVCWLLDLQLGSSRKPLVSPEDTLVALFLLTIQCWKRFYETQCVSIFSDSKINISHYVIGYVHYIGALTCIIGESQGFTKANLQPSANFQWNHISRINFIWMAIFLLASYAQLRANIIFAKLRKNKDNYVDSKSHKIPHGELFEYISAPLQFTEIIMYLMLTFILWDASTFHFIFIWVFVNQTETAVSTHEWYHDTFKDQYPKDRKIYIPFIV